The Equus quagga isolate Etosha38 chromosome 2, UCLA_HA_Equagga_1.0, whole genome shotgun sequence genome has a window encoding:
- the VWA2 gene encoding von Willebrand factor A domain-containing protein 2 isoform X4 — MMWCSAAVDILFLMDGSHSVGKGSFERSKHFAITVCDALDINLKRVRVGAFQFSSAPHLEFPLDSFSTQQEVKAKIKRMVFKGGRTETGLALKYLLRKGFPGGRNASVPQILIIITDGKSQGHVALPAKQLKERGITVFAVGVRFPRWEELHTLASEPREQHVLMAEQVEDAANGLFSTLSSSAICTIASPDCKVQPHPCERKTLETVRELVGNALCWRGSRGTNAVLAALCPFSSWKRVFLTHPATCYRTTCPGPCDSQPCQNGGTCVPEGLDRYHCLCPAAFGGEANCAPKLSLECRIDVLFLLAGSAGTTLEGFLRAKAFVKRFVQVSLSVDSRARVGVALYSEELVVAVPVGEYHDVPHLVRSLDGIPFSGGATLTGSALRQAAEHGFGSATRTGQDRPRRVVVLLTESRSQDEVAGPARHARARKLFLLGVGSEAVRTELEEITGSPKHVMIYTDPQDLFNQIPELQGKLCSRPQPGCQAQSLDLVFMLDASASVGPGNFAQIQSFVRSCTLQFDVNPDVTQVGLVVYGSQVQTAFGLDTHPTRASVLRAMSQAPYLGGAGSAGMALLHIYDKVMTVQKGARPGVPKAVVMLTGGRGAEDAAVPAQKLRDNGVSVLVVGVGPVLREALRRLAGPRDSLIHVASYADLRYHQDVLIEWLCGEAKRPVSLCKPSPCMNKGTCVLQNGTYRCECRGGWEGPHCENRKWGSCSACVNLGWDSESFHTLGTQLKAGPMAFTQWKESYNHLFVHAFSGGLLHPRCPRCGEYSSKQNNKNLCPRGAPMLVGETVNISTTCIIVGGAKHIQKNNGDWEEGL, encoded by the exons AGGAGGGCGCACAGAGACAGGCCTTGCTCTGAAATACCTTCTGCGCAAAGGGTTCCCTGGGGGCAGAAATGCCTCTGTGCCCCAGATCCTCATCATCATCACTGACGGGAAGTCCCAAGGGCATGTGGCACTGCCGGCCAAGCAGCTGAAGGAAAGAGGCATTACTGTGTTTGCTGTGGGGGTCCGCTTTCCGAG gtgggaggagcTGCACACACTGGCCAGCGAGCCGAGGGAGCAGCACGTGCTGATGGCTGAGCAGGTGGAGGATGCCGCCAACGGCCTCTTCAGCACCCTCAGCAGCTCTGCCATCTGCACCATCGCCTCTCCAG ACTGCAAGGTCCAGCCTCACCCCTGTGAGCGCAAGACTCTGGAGACGGTCAGGGAGCTTGTCGGCAATGCCCTGTGCTGGAGAGGATCTCGGGGGACCAATGCCGTGCTGGCTGCGCTCTGTCCCTTCTCCAG CTGGAAGAGAGTGTTCCTAACCCACCCCGCGACCTGCTACAGGACCACCTGCCCAG GCCCTTGTGACTCACAGCCCTGCCAGAATGGAGGCACATGTGTTCCTGAAGGACTGGACAGGTACCACTGCCTCTGCCCAGCGGCCTTCGGAGGGGAGGCTAACTGTG CCCCGAAGCTGAGCCTGGAGTGCAGAATCGATGTCCTCTTCTTGCTGGCCGGCTCGGCGGGCACCACCCTGGAGGGCTTCCTGCGGGCCAAGGCCTTCGTGAAGCGGTTTGTGCAAGTCTCGCTGAGCGTGGACTCCCGGGCCCGCGTGGGGGTAGCCCTGTACAGCGAGGAGCTGGTGGTGGCAGTGCCCGTGGGTGAGTACCACGATGTGCCGCACCTGGTCAGGAGCCTCGATGGCATTCCCTTCAGTGGTGGCGCCACCCTGACGGGCAGTGCCTTGCGGCAGGCGGCAGAGCACGGCTTTGGGAGCGCCACCAGGACAGGCCAGGACCGTCCACGCAGGGTGGTGGTCCTGCTCACTGAGTCACGCTCCCAGGATGAGGTCGCTGGTCCAGCACGTCACGCGAGGGCCCGCAAGCTGTTTCTGCTGGGCGTGGGCAGTGAGGCCGTGCGGACAGAGCTGGAGGAGATCACAGGCAGCCCGAAGCACGTCATGATCTACACCGACCCACAGGACCTGTTTAACCAAATCCCTGAGCTGCAGGGGAAGCTGTGCAGCCGGCCACAGCCAG GCTGCCAGGCACAGTCACTGGACCTGGTTTTCATGTTGGATGCCTCTGCCTCCGTGGGGCCTGGGAACTTTGCCCAGATACAGAGCTTTGTGAGAAGCTGCACCCTCCAGTTTGATGTGAACCCCGATGTGACGcaggttggcctggtggtgtacgGCAGCCAGGTCCAGACGGCCTTCGGGCTGGACACCCACCCAACCCGTGCCTCAGTGCTGCGGGCCATGAGCCAGGCCCCCTACCTGGGTGGGGCAGGCTCCGCAGGCATGGCCTTGCTGCACATCTATGACAAGGTGATGACTGTCCAGAAGGGCGCCCGGCCTGGTGTCCCCAAGGCTGTAGTGATGCTCacaggggggaggggggcagaggaCGCGGCCGTCCCCGCCCAGAAGCTGAGGGACAATGGCGTCTCTGTCCTGGTGGTGGGCGTAGGGCCTGTCCTGAGGGAGGCACTGCGGAGGCTTGCAGGTCCCCGGGACTCCCTGATCCACGTGGCATCCTACGCAGACCTGAGGTACCACCAGGACGTGCTCATCGAGTGGCTATGTGGAG AAGCCAAGCGGCCAGTCAGCCTCTGCAAACCCAGCCCGTGCATGAACAAGGGCACCTGCGTCCTGCAGAACGGCACCTACCGCTGCGAGTGCCGAGGTGGCTGGGAGGGCCCCCACTGTGAGAACCGTAAGTGGGGCTCTTGCTCTGCATGTGTGAACTTAGGGTGGGATTCTGAGTCCTTCCACACCCTGGGAACTCAGCTGAAGGCAGGTCCTATGGCATTCACTCAATGGAAGGAATCATACAATCATTTGTTCGTTCATGCATTTAGTGGGGGCCTCCTACATCCCAGGTGTCCCAGGTGCGGAGAatatagcagtaaacaaaacaataagaatCTCTGCCCTCGTGGGGCTCCTATGCTAGTGGGGGAGACAGTAAATATAAGCACAACATGTATTATAGTAGGTGGTGCTAAGcacattcagaaaaataatgGCGACTGGGAAGAAGGCCTCTGA
- the VWA2 gene encoding von Willebrand factor A domain-containing protein 2 isoform X7: MAEQVEDAANGLFSTLSSSAICTIASPDCKVQPHPCERKTLETVRELVGNALCWRGSRGTNAVLAALCPFSSWKRVFLTHPATCYRTTCPGPCDSQPCQNGGTCVPEGLDRYHCLCPAAFGGEANCAPKLSLECRIDVLFLLAGSAGTTLEGFLRAKAFVKRFVQVSLSVDSRARVGVALYSEELVVAVPVGEYHDVPHLVRSLDGIPFSGGATLTGSALRQAAEHGFGSATRTGQDRPRRVVVLLTESRSQDEVAGPARHARARKLFLLGVGSEAVRTELEEITGSPKHVMIYTDPQDLFNQIPELQGKLCSRPQPGCQAQSLDLVFMLDASASVGPGNFAQIQSFVRSCTLQFDVNPDVTQVGLVVYGSQVQTAFGLDTHPTRASVLRAMSQAPYLGGAGSAGMALLHIYDKVMTVQKGARPGVPKAVVMLTGGRGAEDAAVPAQKLRDNGVSVLVVGVGPVLREALRRLAGPRDSLIHVASYADLRYHQDVLIEWLCGEAKRPVSLCKPSPCMNKGTCVLQNGTYRCECRGGWEGPHCENRKWGSCSACVNLGWDSESFHTLGTQLKAGPMAFTQWKESYNHLFVHAFSGGLLHPRCPRCGEYSSKQNNKNLCPRGAPMLVGETVNISTTCIIVGGAKHIQKNNGDWEEGL, encoded by the exons ATGGCTGAGCAGGTGGAGGATGCCGCCAACGGCCTCTTCAGCACCCTCAGCAGCTCTGCCATCTGCACCATCGCCTCTCCAG ACTGCAAGGTCCAGCCTCACCCCTGTGAGCGCAAGACTCTGGAGACGGTCAGGGAGCTTGTCGGCAATGCCCTGTGCTGGAGAGGATCTCGGGGGACCAATGCCGTGCTGGCTGCGCTCTGTCCCTTCTCCAG CTGGAAGAGAGTGTTCCTAACCCACCCCGCGACCTGCTACAGGACCACCTGCCCAG GCCCTTGTGACTCACAGCCCTGCCAGAATGGAGGCACATGTGTTCCTGAAGGACTGGACAGGTACCACTGCCTCTGCCCAGCGGCCTTCGGAGGGGAGGCTAACTGTG CCCCGAAGCTGAGCCTGGAGTGCAGAATCGATGTCCTCTTCTTGCTGGCCGGCTCGGCGGGCACCACCCTGGAGGGCTTCCTGCGGGCCAAGGCCTTCGTGAAGCGGTTTGTGCAAGTCTCGCTGAGCGTGGACTCCCGGGCCCGCGTGGGGGTAGCCCTGTACAGCGAGGAGCTGGTGGTGGCAGTGCCCGTGGGTGAGTACCACGATGTGCCGCACCTGGTCAGGAGCCTCGATGGCATTCCCTTCAGTGGTGGCGCCACCCTGACGGGCAGTGCCTTGCGGCAGGCGGCAGAGCACGGCTTTGGGAGCGCCACCAGGACAGGCCAGGACCGTCCACGCAGGGTGGTGGTCCTGCTCACTGAGTCACGCTCCCAGGATGAGGTCGCTGGTCCAGCACGTCACGCGAGGGCCCGCAAGCTGTTTCTGCTGGGCGTGGGCAGTGAGGCCGTGCGGACAGAGCTGGAGGAGATCACAGGCAGCCCGAAGCACGTCATGATCTACACCGACCCACAGGACCTGTTTAACCAAATCCCTGAGCTGCAGGGGAAGCTGTGCAGCCGGCCACAGCCAG GCTGCCAGGCACAGTCACTGGACCTGGTTTTCATGTTGGATGCCTCTGCCTCCGTGGGGCCTGGGAACTTTGCCCAGATACAGAGCTTTGTGAGAAGCTGCACCCTCCAGTTTGATGTGAACCCCGATGTGACGcaggttggcctggtggtgtacgGCAGCCAGGTCCAGACGGCCTTCGGGCTGGACACCCACCCAACCCGTGCCTCAGTGCTGCGGGCCATGAGCCAGGCCCCCTACCTGGGTGGGGCAGGCTCCGCAGGCATGGCCTTGCTGCACATCTATGACAAGGTGATGACTGTCCAGAAGGGCGCCCGGCCTGGTGTCCCCAAGGCTGTAGTGATGCTCacaggggggaggggggcagaggaCGCGGCCGTCCCCGCCCAGAAGCTGAGGGACAATGGCGTCTCTGTCCTGGTGGTGGGCGTAGGGCCTGTCCTGAGGGAGGCACTGCGGAGGCTTGCAGGTCCCCGGGACTCCCTGATCCACGTGGCATCCTACGCAGACCTGAGGTACCACCAGGACGTGCTCATCGAGTGGCTATGTGGAG AAGCCAAGCGGCCAGTCAGCCTCTGCAAACCCAGCCCGTGCATGAACAAGGGCACCTGCGTCCTGCAGAACGGCACCTACCGCTGCGAGTGCCGAGGTGGCTGGGAGGGCCCCCACTGTGAGAACCGTAAGTGGGGCTCTTGCTCTGCATGTGTGAACTTAGGGTGGGATTCTGAGTCCTTCCACACCCTGGGAACTCAGCTGAAGGCAGGTCCTATGGCATTCACTCAATGGAAGGAATCATACAATCATTTGTTCGTTCATGCATTTAGTGGGGGCCTCCTACATCCCAGGTGTCCCAGGTGCGGAGAatatagcagtaaacaaaacaataagaatCTCTGCCCTCGTGGGGCTCCTATGCTAGTGGGGGAGACAGTAAATATAAGCACAACATGTATTATAGTAGGTGGTGCTAAGcacattcagaaaaataatgGCGACTGGGAAGAAGGCCTCTGA